From a region of the Burkholderia lata genome:
- a CDS encoding phosphotransferase, whose product MTNPTQQLDVARLTRYLEAHVPGFEGPVDTEKFAGGQSNPTFLLHAKSGRYVLRRQPPGELLKSAHAVDREFRVLSALSGTAVPVARPYHLCEDRDVIGSMFYVMSYEDGRIFWDPALPELPKADRAACYDALLQTMAALHDVDVDAVGLADYGRPGNYFERQIGVWTKQYRAAETERLDAMETLIDWLPKACPADTGRPTLVHGDFRIDNLMFARDSFRVQAVLDWELSTLGNPLADLAYLCMCLRLPSGGQVRGLAGQDRAELGVPDEAAIVARYCELRGIEPIRDWHFYLAFSFFRLASIAQGVKARALQGNASSEQALRVGEMAGRLAELAVGVIDAHR is encoded by the coding sequence ATGACGAACCCTACCCAGCAACTCGACGTAGCCCGCCTTACGCGCTATCTGGAAGCGCACGTGCCGGGCTTCGAAGGCCCGGTCGACACGGAGAAGTTTGCCGGCGGCCAGTCGAATCCGACTTTCCTGCTGCACGCGAAGAGCGGCCGCTACGTGCTGCGCCGCCAGCCGCCGGGCGAACTGCTGAAGTCCGCGCATGCGGTCGACCGCGAATTCCGCGTGCTGAGCGCGCTGTCGGGCACCGCGGTGCCGGTCGCGCGTCCGTATCACCTCTGCGAAGACCGCGACGTGATCGGCAGCATGTTCTATGTGATGAGCTACGAGGACGGCCGGATCTTCTGGGATCCCGCGCTGCCGGAACTGCCGAAGGCCGATCGCGCGGCGTGCTACGACGCGTTGCTGCAGACGATGGCTGCGTTGCACGACGTCGATGTCGATGCGGTGGGCCTTGCCGACTACGGCCGCCCGGGCAACTACTTCGAGCGCCAGATCGGCGTGTGGACGAAGCAGTATCGCGCGGCGGAAACCGAGCGGCTCGACGCGATGGAAACGCTGATCGACTGGCTGCCGAAGGCATGCCCCGCCGACACGGGCCGGCCGACGCTGGTGCACGGCGATTTCCGGATCGACAACCTGATGTTCGCGCGCGACAGCTTTCGCGTGCAGGCCGTGCTCGACTGGGAACTGTCGACGCTCGGTAACCCGCTCGCCGATCTCGCGTATCTCTGCATGTGCCTGCGGCTGCCGTCCGGCGGGCAGGTGCGCGGGCTCGCGGGCCAGGATCGCGCGGAACTCGGCGTGCCGGACGAAGCGGCGATCGTCGCGCGCTATTGCGAACTGCGCGGCATCGAGCCGATCCGCGACTGGCATTTCTACCTCGCCTTCAGTTTCTTCCGGCTCGCGTCGATCGCGCAGGGCGTGAAGGCGCGCGCGCTGCAGGGCAATGCGTCGAGCGAGCAGGCGCTGCGTGTCGGCGAGATGGCCGGGCGGCTCGCCGAACTGGCCGTCGGCGTGATCGACGCGCATCGCTAA
- a CDS encoding histidine phosphatase family protein: MAELFLVRHGQASFGTDDYDRLSAAGEQQSVWLGEYFAQQALTFDRVICGTLNRHAQTVDAILRGMGREGAPVDRHPGLNEYDFHGLFAAAARDYPDIARLAAGSMKEHFRALRQVLQLWSEDKLGDSAPETWAHFQQRVAEARAAIRHGGGQRVLAVSSGGPIAVTVQQVLAAPPSSAIALNLQIRNSSLSQFFFNADAFHLASFNGIPHLEDPERHALRTYG, translated from the coding sequence ATGGCTGAACTTTTTCTGGTACGGCACGGGCAGGCGTCCTTCGGCACGGACGACTACGACCGGTTGTCCGCGGCGGGCGAGCAGCAGAGCGTCTGGCTTGGCGAATACTTCGCGCAGCAAGCGCTCACATTCGACCGCGTGATCTGCGGCACGCTGAACCGCCACGCGCAGACGGTCGACGCGATCCTGCGCGGGATGGGCCGCGAAGGCGCGCCAGTCGACCGCCACCCCGGCCTGAACGAATACGACTTCCACGGGCTGTTCGCGGCCGCCGCGCGCGACTACCCGGACATCGCCCGCCTCGCGGCCGGCTCGATGAAGGAGCATTTCCGTGCGCTCCGGCAGGTGCTGCAGCTCTGGTCGGAAGACAAGCTCGGCGATTCGGCCCCCGAGACCTGGGCGCATTTCCAGCAGCGCGTGGCCGAGGCCCGCGCGGCCATCCGCCACGGCGGCGGCCAGCGCGTGCTGGCGGTGAGCTCCGGCGGCCCGATCGCGGTCACCGTGCAGCAGGTGCTGGCCGCCCCGCCGTCGAGCGCGATCGCACTGAACCTGCAGATCCGCAACAGCAGTCTTTCGCAGTTTTTCTTCAACGCCGATGCGTTCCACCTCGCGTCGTTCAACGGCATCCCGCATCTGGAGGATCCCGAACGACACGCGCTGCGAACCTACGGCTGA
- a CDS encoding DUF3309 family protein gives MLGTILIVILILILVGAFPAWPHSRSWGYWPSSTVGMIVIIVVILVLLDRI, from the coding sequence ATGCTCGGTACGATCCTTATCGTCATACTGATTCTCATACTCGTCGGTGCATTTCCTGCATGGCCCCACAGCCGAAGTTGGGGCTACTGGCCTTCGAGCACCGTCGGGATGATCGTCATCATCGTCGTGATACTGGTGCTGCTGGATCGCATCTGA
- a CDS encoding PaaI family thioesterase, with amino-acid sequence MTEALNPNYFESVAASFDKQHAMRLIQARMPLIDIGRTEIHVPHWEGIEQQHGFVHGGVVGMIADSAAGYAAMTTVAADASVLTVEYKINLVAPAAGDKLIARGEVVRPGRTLIVTKAEVFAVTGDKETLCAVMQQTIMVMHDKRDRA; translated from the coding sequence ATGACCGAAGCCCTCAACCCGAACTACTTCGAATCCGTCGCCGCCAGTTTCGACAAGCAGCACGCGATGCGCCTGATCCAGGCCAGGATGCCGCTGATCGACATCGGACGGACCGAGATCCACGTCCCGCACTGGGAGGGCATCGAACAGCAGCACGGTTTCGTCCACGGCGGCGTGGTGGGCATGATCGCCGATTCGGCCGCAGGCTACGCGGCGATGACCACGGTGGCCGCCGATGCGTCGGTGCTCACCGTCGAATACAAAATCAACCTCGTGGCGCCTGCGGCGGGCGACAAGCTGATCGCCCGTGGCGAGGTGGTCCGGCCGGGGCGGACGCTGATCGTGACCAAGGCGGAAGTCTTCGCCGTCACCGGCGACAAGGAAACGCTGTGCGCGGTCATGCAGCAAACCATCATGGTGATGCACGACAAGCGCGATCGCGCTTGA
- a CDS encoding BON domain-containing protein, whose product MKIRLAVVAGCVALSPILVHAQSGAPNADVSGPQHVTTSPAASPVTSQSPSPSPSAAARSAKKADRAADRAFAKKVRQAITKAPGIGGAQVTVFAKAKTGDVTLAGQITDQSQDQVAVDAARQVPGVTSVKSRLQLRLEGSQ is encoded by the coding sequence ATGAAGATTCGTCTTGCCGTCGTTGCAGGTTGTGTCGCGCTGTCGCCGATCCTGGTTCATGCGCAATCCGGTGCGCCCAATGCGGACGTGTCCGGTCCGCAACACGTCACCACGTCGCCGGCCGCGTCGCCCGTCACGTCACAGTCACCGTCGCCGTCGCCGTCGGCGGCGGCACGGTCCGCGAAGAAGGCCGATCGCGCGGCCGATCGCGCATTCGCGAAGAAAGTCCGCCAGGCGATCACGAAGGCGCCCGGCATCGGCGGCGCACAGGTCACCGTATTTGCAAAGGCGAAGACGGGCGACGTGACGCTGGCCGGGCAGATCACGGACCAGTCGCAGGATCAGGTCGCGGTGGATGCGGCCCGTCAGGTGCCGGGTGTCACATCCGTGAAAAGCCGGTTGCAGTTGCGTCTCGAAGGCTCGCAGTAA
- a CDS encoding LysR family transcriptional regulator, whose protein sequence is MDMLENMRTFVRVVQAGSFTAVARQGDIATAQVSRAVASLEDYAQIRLLNRTTRKIALTDSGRRYFERLLAILGDVDQANAEARNALVRPYGRLRVHTMPGLGQSHVTASAVAYQALYPEVSVEMTYSQRLPNLVEEGYDVSVVTASSLPDSGYIAHSCGRSYSVLVASPAYLARHGTPRNPAELAGHTCLCLDTPADANGEWHLHGGDGEVVTHTVLAAPFHANAPEALSIALRAGLGIGSLAIYSVIDDLRSGRLVRVLPDFRLTMLDVYAMFASRRFVDAKIRTFLDHLRATLSPALAADEHALESITAPRGRARTRAMSGAAA, encoded by the coding sequence ATGGACATGCTTGAAAACATGCGGACCTTCGTGCGTGTCGTGCAGGCCGGCAGCTTCACCGCCGTCGCGAGGCAGGGCGACATCGCGACCGCGCAGGTGTCGCGGGCCGTCGCCAGCCTGGAGGACTACGCGCAGATCCGGCTGCTGAACCGCACGACCCGCAAGATCGCGCTGACCGACAGCGGGCGGCGCTATTTCGAACGGCTGCTGGCGATCCTCGGCGACGTCGACCAGGCGAACGCCGAAGCGCGCAATGCACTGGTCCGCCCGTACGGGCGGCTGCGCGTGCATACGATGCCGGGGCTCGGGCAGAGCCACGTGACCGCGTCGGCTGTCGCGTATCAGGCGCTTTATCCCGAGGTGTCCGTCGAAATGACGTACTCGCAGCGGCTGCCGAATCTCGTCGAAGAAGGGTACGACGTGTCGGTCGTCACCGCGTCGAGCCTGCCCGATTCCGGCTATATCGCGCACTCGTGCGGCCGGAGCTACAGCGTGCTGGTGGCGTCGCCGGCCTATCTCGCGCGGCACGGCACGCCCCGCAACCCGGCCGAACTCGCGGGCCATACGTGCCTGTGTCTCGATACGCCCGCCGACGCGAACGGCGAATGGCACCTGCACGGCGGCGACGGCGAGGTCGTGACGCACACCGTGCTCGCCGCGCCGTTCCACGCGAATGCGCCGGAAGCGCTGTCGATCGCGCTGCGTGCGGGGCTGGGCATCGGCTCGCTCGCGATTTACTCGGTCATCGACGATTTGCGCAGCGGGCGGCTCGTCCGTGTGCTGCCCGATTTCCGGCTGACGATGCTCGACGTCTACGCGATGTTTGCGTCCCGGCGCTTCGTGGACGCGAAGATCCGCACTTTTCTCGATCACCTGCGCGCGACGCTGTCGCCCGCGCTGGCGGCCGACGAACACGCGCTCGAATCGATCACCGCGCCGCGCGGCCGTGCGCGCACCCGTGCGATGTCGGGTGCGGCGGCCTGA
- a CDS encoding NAD(P)H-quinone oxidoreductase yields the protein MTAIEIVRPGGPDVLVPTTRPVPSPRHDEVLIRIHAAGVNGPDVFQRKGLYDPPPGASDIPGLEVAGEVVAVGRDVTRFALGDEVCALIPGGGYAEYAVANESNTLAIPDGLDMTEAAAMPETFMTVWLNLFQRGRFAAGDSVLIHGGASGIGTTATMLAKAFGASTIITTVGSEAQRDASLRLGADLAIEYRNEDFVDAVKRFTDGKGVDVIVDIIAGDYVARNFAAAAMNGRIVQIGVINGPAKELDLFPMLTKRLTHIGSTLRSRTYEEKAQLIRELEEAVWPLIRQGTVKPQVYRTFDLRDASGAHALMDSGRHIGKIVLRTPASATDGKHST from the coding sequence ATGACGGCGATCGAAATCGTGCGTCCCGGCGGCCCCGACGTGCTCGTACCGACCACGCGTCCCGTGCCGTCGCCGCGCCACGACGAAGTGCTGATCCGCATTCATGCGGCCGGCGTGAACGGCCCCGACGTATTCCAGCGCAAGGGGCTGTACGATCCGCCGCCCGGCGCGTCCGACATTCCCGGCCTCGAGGTTGCCGGCGAAGTCGTCGCGGTCGGCCGCGACGTCACGCGCTTCGCGCTCGGCGACGAAGTCTGCGCGCTGATTCCGGGCGGCGGCTACGCGGAATACGCGGTGGCGAACGAGAGCAATACGCTCGCGATTCCCGACGGCCTCGACATGACGGAAGCGGCCGCGATGCCCGAAACCTTCATGACGGTCTGGCTGAACCTGTTCCAGCGCGGCCGGTTCGCCGCCGGCGACAGCGTGCTGATTCACGGCGGCGCGTCGGGCATCGGCACGACCGCGACGATGCTGGCGAAGGCGTTCGGCGCGTCGACCATCATCACGACGGTGGGCTCGGAAGCGCAGCGCGACGCGAGCCTGCGGCTCGGCGCGGATCTCGCGATCGAGTACCGCAACGAGGATTTCGTCGATGCGGTCAAGCGCTTCACCGACGGCAAGGGCGTCGACGTGATCGTCGACATCATCGCCGGCGACTACGTCGCGCGCAATTTCGCGGCCGCCGCGATGAACGGACGCATCGTCCAGATCGGCGTGATTAACGGGCCGGCGAAGGAGCTCGACCTGTTCCCGATGCTGACCAAGCGCCTCACGCACATCGGCTCGACGCTGCGCTCGCGTACCTACGAGGAGAAGGCGCAGCTCATCCGCGAGCTGGAGGAAGCCGTGTGGCCGCTGATCCGGCAGGGGACGGTGAAGCCGCAGGTCTACCGGACCTTCGATCTTCGCGATGCGAGCGGGGCGCACGCGCTGATGGATTCCGGCCGCCACATCGGCAAGATCGTGCTGCGCACGCCGGCGTCCGCCACAGACGGCAAGCATTCCACATGA
- a CDS encoding LysR family transcriptional regulator — MHQSAQAMNWDDARVFLAIHRERTLRRAAQTLGVDQATVGRRLAQLEHMLGATLFLRSSKGYLTTPVGELALRAAEAMEQHAHELVRLTQGVDRRLAGEVKITTTDALALEFVMPSIARLHAKHPDVCVSLNTATQVLNLAKREADIAVRTVRPDNPDLVARRLACWDMGLFASHDYLQRHGEPARGSAFAGHDLVVYQPYVDASRKPAIAGEPIAAGRIVGRMNSSLMMRAALRSGLGIGEVPVHMGERDGLARIWPEQTRETPYEVWLVTHRDLRHTARIRATIDEIVAAFDAHR; from the coding sequence ATGCATCAGTCAGCACAAGCGATGAACTGGGACGACGCACGCGTGTTCCTCGCGATTCATCGCGAACGCACGTTGCGCCGCGCGGCGCAAACGCTCGGGGTCGACCAGGCGACGGTCGGGCGCCGGCTCGCGCAACTCGAGCACATGCTCGGCGCCACGCTGTTCCTGCGCTCGTCGAAGGGCTACCTGACCACGCCGGTCGGCGAACTGGCGCTGCGCGCCGCCGAGGCGATGGAACAGCATGCGCACGAGCTCGTCCGGCTGACCCAGGGCGTCGACCGAAGGCTCGCCGGCGAGGTCAAGATCACGACGACCGATGCGCTCGCGCTCGAATTCGTGATGCCGTCGATCGCGCGGCTGCATGCGAAGCATCCCGACGTATGCGTGTCGCTGAACACGGCGACTCAGGTCCTGAACCTGGCGAAGCGGGAGGCCGATATCGCGGTGCGCACCGTGCGGCCCGACAACCCCGATCTCGTCGCGCGCCGCCTCGCCTGCTGGGACATGGGCCTGTTCGCTTCGCACGACTATCTGCAACGGCACGGCGAGCCCGCGCGCGGCAGCGCGTTCGCGGGGCACGACCTGGTCGTCTACCAGCCGTATGTCGACGCGAGCCGGAAGCCGGCGATCGCCGGCGAGCCGATCGCTGCCGGGCGCATCGTCGGGCGGATGAATTCGAGCCTGATGATGCGCGCCGCGCTACGTTCGGGCCTCGGCATCGGCGAAGTGCCGGTGCACATGGGCGAACGCGACGGCCTCGCCCGCATCTGGCCCGAGCAGACGCGGGAAACGCCATACGAAGTCTGGCTCGTCACGCATCGCGACCTGCGCCACACCGCGCGTATCCGCGCGACGATCGACGAGATCGTGGCCGCGTTCGACGCGCATCGATGA
- a CDS encoding LuxR C-terminal-related transcriptional regulator produces the protein MTSSDSRQAAGPADADGIEVLVRTKLAPASARGIVSRIARFGRLARGLDRRLTLVCAPAGYGKTTVLAEWRHALVATNVKVAWVSLDQDDDNASIFSSYVVAAIVDATGGVGGRAQRLLRDRALIPLKIVFDELLNELEVAGVELVLMLDDYDRLASPVIHDAMFELLRYAPSNLHVVLSCRSAPALPLSYFESRDELVRVDEDDLRFDEAETRAFFERVAGKPLSAENVGRLRAATEGWVSGLQLAALALRDDNDAARVAEQVSHARAGIAAYLNENVMTQVPDAIRHFLLCTAVLDRMTPALCDALTGRDDAVACLEWLSAHNLFIRSVDGGRRSYRYHALFLQYLREELALRRPDAVAALHRRASTWYAAERQWPDAVRHALAAGDFDAAAGWVEACAMKLIAASDVRTVLDWVSRLPEPALAGRLRLRIAHVWALALSMQMVDARRALEAIEADIDARRLGTDAITATELLGVRSLIAGLSDRSIESLELGERVLAAGPPAGSWVEQIGQTTLIFGFGYAGRLDDALDLRARAERAASGHEPLFAHVYRQNMSGLAEFVAGRLHDASKTFETALRGAERSAGRLSAATALSAGYLSAIYYEWNDWPKVREAQRDRFDIAMQACSLGPLLRFMQTAAVLQFRSGNEARAHEMLDEADHIACSRQWLRLRVACMATGVRLHVSAGKLTQAHRVGRALAALVSAEPPEVASSFVETWQMAQSARARLLLADARAEEAAGVMATVHDVLAARGFDWFAAQAAVLRAVALEQAGQEDDALAVLAPALEYGQGNGLVRTFVDEGAVAERLTARVLKRADRFPAVGAWYLRELARAFEADRASNAAPAARPGTAGNLSAREVEILDYVARGLSNKEIARALRVAPETIKWHLKNIFEKLNVTSRIQAVRSGLALDASSRTRVGDE, from the coding sequence ATGACGTCCAGCGACAGCAGACAAGCAGCAGGGCCTGCGGACGCCGACGGGATCGAAGTGCTGGTGCGCACCAAGCTCGCACCGGCGTCGGCCCGTGGAATCGTGTCGCGCATCGCGCGCTTCGGCCGGCTCGCGCGCGGCCTCGATCGGCGGCTGACGCTCGTGTGCGCGCCGGCCGGGTACGGCAAGACGACCGTGCTGGCGGAATGGCGCCACGCGCTCGTGGCGACGAACGTGAAGGTCGCCTGGGTGAGCCTCGACCAGGACGACGACAACGCGTCGATCTTCTCGTCGTACGTGGTGGCGGCGATCGTCGACGCGACGGGCGGGGTCGGCGGCCGCGCGCAGCGGCTGCTGCGCGACCGTGCGCTGATTCCGCTGAAGATCGTGTTCGACGAATTGCTCAACGAGCTGGAAGTCGCGGGCGTCGAGCTGGTCCTGATGCTCGACGACTACGACCGCCTCGCATCGCCCGTCATCCACGACGCGATGTTCGAGCTGCTGCGCTATGCGCCGTCGAACCTGCACGTGGTGCTGTCGTGCCGCTCGGCGCCCGCGTTGCCGCTCAGCTATTTCGAATCGCGCGACGAGCTCGTCCGGGTCGACGAGGACGATCTGCGCTTCGACGAAGCGGAGACGCGCGCATTCTTCGAGCGCGTCGCCGGCAAGCCGCTCAGTGCGGAAAACGTCGGGCGGCTGCGCGCGGCCACCGAAGGCTGGGTGTCGGGCCTGCAGCTCGCGGCGCTCGCGTTGCGCGACGACAACGATGCGGCGCGCGTCGCCGAGCAGGTCAGCCATGCGCGCGCCGGCATTGCCGCGTACCTGAACGAGAACGTGATGACGCAGGTGCCGGACGCGATCCGTCATTTCCTGCTCTGCACGGCCGTGCTGGACCGGATGACGCCCGCGCTGTGCGATGCGCTGACCGGCCGCGACGATGCCGTCGCGTGCCTGGAGTGGCTGAGCGCGCACAACCTGTTCATCCGCTCGGTCGACGGCGGCCGCCGGAGCTACCGCTATCACGCGCTGTTCCTGCAATACCTGCGCGAGGAGCTGGCGTTGCGCCGGCCGGACGCGGTCGCCGCGCTGCATCGCCGCGCGAGTACGTGGTACGCGGCCGAACGGCAATGGCCGGATGCGGTCAGGCATGCGCTCGCCGCCGGCGATTTCGACGCGGCCGCTGGCTGGGTCGAGGCGTGCGCGATGAAGCTGATTGCCGCGAGCGACGTCCGCACCGTGCTCGACTGGGTATCGCGCCTGCCGGAGCCGGCGCTGGCGGGCCGCCTGCGGTTGCGGATCGCCCACGTGTGGGCGCTGGCGCTGTCGATGCAGATGGTCGACGCGCGCCGCGCGCTGGAGGCGATCGAAGCCGATATCGACGCACGGCGGCTCGGCACGGACGCGATCACCGCGACCGAGCTGCTTGGCGTTCGCTCGCTCATCGCGGGGCTGTCGGACCGGAGCATCGAGTCGCTCGAGCTCGGCGAGCGCGTGCTGGCGGCCGGCCCGCCGGCCGGCTCGTGGGTCGAGCAGATCGGGCAGACCACGCTCATCTTCGGGTTCGGCTACGCGGGCCGCCTCGACGACGCGCTCGACCTGCGCGCGCGGGCGGAACGCGCGGCGTCGGGCCACGAGCCGCTGTTTGCGCACGTGTATCGGCAGAACATGTCCGGCCTCGCCGAATTCGTCGCGGGCCGCCTGCATGATGCGTCGAAGACGTTCGAGACCGCGCTGCGCGGCGCGGAACGCTCGGCGGGGCGGCTGTCGGCGGCGACCGCGCTGTCGGCCGGCTACCTGTCCGCGATCTATTACGAATGGAACGACTGGCCGAAGGTGCGCGAAGCGCAGCGCGACCGTTTCGACATCGCGATGCAGGCGTGTTCGCTCGGGCCGCTGCTGCGGTTCATGCAGACGGCCGCGGTGCTGCAGTTCCGGTCGGGCAACGAGGCCCGCGCGCACGAGATGCTCGACGAGGCCGACCACATCGCCTGCAGCCGGCAATGGCTGCGGCTGCGCGTCGCCTGCATGGCGACCGGCGTGCGGCTGCATGTGAGCGCGGGGAAGCTGACGCAGGCCCATCGTGTCGGGCGGGCGCTGGCGGCGCTGGTGTCGGCTGAACCGCCGGAAGTCGCGTCGAGCTTCGTCGAGACGTGGCAGATGGCGCAGTCCGCGCGGGCGCGGCTGCTGCTTGCCGATGCACGCGCGGAAGAGGCCGCCGGGGTCATGGCCACCGTGCACGACGTGCTGGCCGCGCGCGGCTTCGACTGGTTCGCCGCGCAGGCCGCCGTGCTGCGTGCGGTTGCGCTCGAACAGGCCGGGCAGGAAGACGACGCGCTGGCCGTGCTCGCCCCGGCGCTCGAATACGGGCAAGGCAACGGGCTCGTGCGCACGTTCGTCGACGAAGGCGCCGTGGCCGAACGCCTGACGGCGCGCGTGCTGAAGCGGGCCGACCGGTTTCCGGCGGTCGGCGCGTGGTATCTGCGCGAACTCGCGCGCGCGTTCGAGGCGGACCGGGCGTCGAATGCCGCGCCGGCCGCGCGGCCCGGCACGGCGGGCAACCTGAGCGCGCGTGAAGTCGAGATCCTCGATTATGTCGCGCGCGGCCTGTCGAACAAGGAGATCGCCCGTGCGCTGCGCGTTGCGCCGGAGACGATCAAGTGGCACCTGAAGAACATCTTCGAGAAGCTCAACGTCACGTCGCGCATCCAGGCCGTGCGCAGCGGGCTGGCGCTCGATGCGTCGTCCCGCACGCGCGTCGGCGACGAATAG
- a CDS encoding nuclear transport factor 2 family protein, protein MNRRDVVAAFFDRYRQRDIEGMLALFSPAAALDYVPAGAAAPAATHGRMIWGTLLDAFPDLSNGIDAIHADDAGRHATAEVTIRGTQARDFIGIRNRGRSFTLRHAFVFEFDADGRIARLAAYWDNVRLFEDLGKTTLG, encoded by the coding sequence ATGAACCGTCGCGACGTCGTCGCCGCCTTTTTCGACCGGTATCGCCAGCGTGACATCGAAGGGATGCTTGCGCTCTTTTCCCCCGCTGCCGCCCTCGACTACGTGCCGGCCGGCGCGGCCGCTCCGGCGGCCACGCACGGCAGGATGATCTGGGGCACGCTGCTGGACGCATTCCCCGACCTGTCGAACGGGATCGACGCCATTCATGCGGATGATGCCGGCCGCCATGCCACCGCCGAGGTCACGATCCGCGGCACGCAGGCGCGGGACTTTATCGGCATCCGGAACCGCGGCCGGTCGTTCACGCTGCGGCACGCGTTCGTGTTCGAGTTCGATGCCGACGGCCGCATCGCGCGGCTGGCCGCCTACTGGGACAACGTCCGGCTCTTCGAGGATCTCGGCAAGACGACGCTCGGCTGA
- a CDS encoding fatty acid--CoA ligase, which produces MEPFMNPSQPHLHDAPAPSAHAYPLLIKQLLHTPLATRPEQEIVYGDQVRHDYWTFRHRIGQLASGLTSLGVGAGDTVAVMDWDSHRYLECYYAIPMMGAVLMTANVRLSPDQLLHTLNHCGARVVLVHRDFLPLLDGIRDRLVAAQRFVLIADGAETGLPDGFADEYERLVAASSPDFVFGDFDENTRATTFYTTGTTGLPKGVAFSHRQLVLHTLAGMAALSGARDRGRLHRDDVYMPITPMFHVHAWGLPYIATALGLKQVYPGRYSPDGLVALIARESVTFSHCVPTLLGMILDCPASASVDLSSWKVLVGGSPLPEGLARAALARGIDVYTGYGMSETCPLMTIAQVDASPMANGTADDDLARRTKAGLPLPLVDLRIVDAQFRDVPHDGRAAGEVVVRMPWATAGYLGDAPATASLWAGGYLHTNDIGVIDPDGRLQITDRIKDVIKTGGEWVSSLALEDILSRHPAVRESAVIGVKDARWGERPLALVVLADDHVGRVGPAELQAHVKQVADRGLISRYAVPERLLIVDAIEKTSVGKINKRALRERYQPA; this is translated from the coding sequence ATGGAGCCCTTCATGAATCCGTCACAGCCGCATTTGCACGATGCGCCGGCCCCGTCCGCGCATGCGTATCCGCTGCTGATCAAGCAGCTGCTTCACACGCCGCTCGCGACGCGGCCCGAGCAGGAGATCGTGTACGGCGACCAGGTCCGGCACGATTACTGGACCTTCCGGCATCGCATCGGGCAACTCGCGAGCGGGCTGACGTCGCTCGGCGTCGGCGCGGGCGATACGGTCGCCGTGATGGACTGGGATAGCCACCGCTACCTGGAGTGTTATTACGCGATCCCGATGATGGGCGCGGTGCTGATGACCGCGAACGTCAGGCTGTCGCCCGACCAGCTCCTCCATACGCTGAACCATTGCGGCGCGCGGGTCGTGCTGGTGCATCGCGATTTCCTGCCGTTGCTGGACGGCATCCGCGACCGGCTCGTCGCCGCGCAGCGCTTCGTGCTGATCGCGGACGGCGCCGAGACCGGGCTACCCGACGGGTTCGCCGACGAATACGAACGGCTCGTCGCGGCCAGTTCGCCCGATTTCGTGTTCGGCGATTTCGACGAGAACACCCGTGCGACGACGTTCTATACGACCGGCACGACCGGGCTGCCGAAAGGCGTCGCGTTCAGCCACCGCCAGCTCGTGCTGCACACGCTGGCGGGGATGGCCGCGCTGTCGGGCGCGCGCGATCGCGGGCGCCTGCATCGCGACGATGTCTACATGCCGATCACGCCGATGTTCCACGTGCACGCGTGGGGGCTGCCTTATATCGCGACCGCGCTCGGGCTCAAGCAGGTGTACCCGGGGCGCTACTCGCCCGACGGGCTGGTTGCGCTGATCGCGCGCGAGTCGGTGACGTTCTCGCACTGCGTGCCGACGCTGCTCGGCATGATCCTCGACTGTCCCGCATCGGCATCGGTCGATCTCTCGTCGTGGAAGGTGCTCGTCGGCGGCTCGCCGTTGCCGGAAGGGCTTGCGCGGGCGGCGCTCGCGCGCGGCATCGACGTGTACACCGGCTACGGGATGTCGGAAACGTGCCCGCTGATGACGATCGCCCAGGTCGATGCATCGCCGATGGCGAACGGCACGGCCGACGACGACCTCGCGCGCCGGACGAAGGCGGGGCTGCCGCTGCCGCTCGTCGACCTGCGCATCGTCGACGCGCAGTTTCGCGACGTGCCGCATGACGGCCGCGCGGCCGGCGAGGTGGTCGTGCGCATGCCTTGGGCGACGGCCGGCTATCTCGGCGACGCGCCGGCAACGGCGTCGTTGTGGGCCGGCGGCTATCTCCATACGAACGACATCGGCGTGATCGATCCGGACGGCCGGCTGCAGATCACCGACCGGATCAAGGACGTGATCAAGACGGGCGGCGAATGGGTGTCGTCGCTGGCGCTCGAGGACATCCTGTCGCGCCATCCCGCCGTACGCGAATCGGCCGTCATCGGCGTGAAGGACGCACGCTGGGGCGAGCGGCCGCTCGCGCTCGTCGTGCTGGCCGACGATCACGTCGGGCGCGTCGGGCCTGCCGAGTTGCAGGCGCACGTGAAGCAGGTAGCCGATCGCGGGCTGATCTCGCGGTACGCGGTGCCGGAACGGCTGCTGATCGTCGACGCGATCGAGAAGACGAGCGTCGGGAAGATCAACAAGCGGGCGCTGCGGGAACGCTACCAGCCCGCGTGA